Sequence from the Chelonoidis abingdonii isolate Lonesome George chromosome 1, CheloAbing_2.0, whole genome shotgun sequence genome:
TAGATATAACTTCTCTCCCCGTCTCCAACTGCCTCCCTTCATCCTCATACTCACAGATCTTATTTAACACCGATAATGTGGTAAAACCTACTGGCCAACCAAGCCTTATTATCTTTGTCCTCCCCACATAAGTGTtactctctgacacacacacacacacacggtgtagGGAATGGTCATGTGTGAATCAGTAATGCGGTACAAATTATGCCCTGCAGGGATTGAGATACAGCTGTGGCATCATCCAAAAGGCCTAACCAGCCAATGAGAATGTGATTTTTTAACATCAGTATCCCCAACCAGATTAGAATGGCTCTTCATTACCCTGAACTACTCAGTCCTTCAACATAGATATTCTTCCTGATTATTTATTAAGAGCCCATGACTAAAGTCTTTACTCACACTCCTAAgagtgtctgcactgcaattagccACCCGcagttggcccatgccagctgacttgggctcacaggctTGGGCTAAAGGGcagtttaattgcggtgtagactgAAGCTGGAGCCTGACCACTGGAACTCTACCCCTCGCAGGGTTCCGGAGCCCAGGCTCCAATCCAAGCCCCAacgtctacatcacaattaaactgCCTattagcctgagcccaagtcagctgacacatggcagctgtgggtttttaattttagtgtagacataccctaaggcttcTATCTTACCTCATGGACAAAAGGGGTCTGCCTGCCTCTTTCCAGTTACAGGATTGCAGCCTAAATTTGCATTTATTATTTGACAGCTAACACAAACATAACAGGTGGATAGTCTGATAAATCAGGAAATAAGTATTTCATAAGAAACAGAACAGACACAGGTACACATTTAGCTTTTAAATGTACATCTAGATCTACACTTTTTATTTACATTGTttcaatataaaacaaatttttgCTTTCCCCCATCCTTCTTTAGCAGCAGTAACTATGTcctttaatatgatttttttttattttgactctTTGGTAAACATAAAGGACATATTTAGAAGGATGATTTGTCTAGAAATTGATTGCTTTTGCCATAATTCAAAGTTATATTTGATTTTTGGGTGGGATTTCATTTACACATCTCAGCTGGTAACATTTACACTTAAACATAAACACATTTAGTCCATTCCTATGACAGTTTTCGATGTCTTTACATTGCTATGTCAGAATGATGTTGCTACTTCAGAGGCACTGGGGAGTAAAGTGTTCTGTGGAGGGAGATTTAGTCCCTTATACTGTCTTGACAGAGTGGTTGGTGGTGTTGCTGGCCCATCACTTAGAACTCTTTCAAATACACTTTGTAGTCTTTCAGTTTTAGGAATATTAACTTGATACTCTTTCAGCTTTGGCTGTTGTGGAAGAAAATTGGGCTTCCCAAGCTGAAGGATGGGCTGATAAATTGGTGTAGAATATGCAACTGTATAATCATTTTCATAATGCAATGGGATGGTTTTGCTTGTTTGGGACTGGTGGACATAAAATCTACaatatctttctgtttccttgtaggTCTGTCCATCTGTACAGGCTGCAGTACCTGGAAGAGAAGTAATGTTTTAACGATCACACTTCTTTTTCTGGAATACAGTGATCTAATATGTTCTGTCAGAAGTGAAATATCAAATTCCTATAACTTTCACCAGCATTATGCAATTAGATGTGTTTATTTCTACCAAAAAGAGCGTTATATATCGAGAAAAACATATCCACATTTCTGTTAAGGGGCAGATTCCCATACATTTCAATGGGAGCAATGTCATGTCCTAAAAGTAGGTTCGGATCCTAGAAAGAAACACTTACACATATGAGTAACTGTACCCAATCTGAGTTGAAGTGTTTCCAGGACCAGGGCTTTAGTAACGGCAAAGGGATTCAACAAGGAGCaatttaattgtaaatatattttatgtgttacagaaaaaaatatgaagacGGGAGGCCTAAAATTTCAAACATGACAAATGATTTTGGGATCTGAGTTTTAggatgctcaacttgagacaccatAAAGTGtcagtttctgaaaatcaggcccctttaaagtgtGCTAAGTAGGTACCTTAAAATGGAAGGCCCAAAAACCACAGTTGGCAAATTAACACTAgaagacctgattctccactgggtCATTTCAGTTTCATGTCTGTGTAACTTCACTGATCATTACTTCAGTGGTGGTTCAAATCCCATGAtctctgccccaaaaagcttagtCTAATGTTACAGACTTTGTTAATACTAGAAACATTTGAAGGGACAACATCATAGTTCAACTATCTTTTTAGACATGTTGCCCTGAAGACTTTGAGGTTAAATTTATACTTACCAACTTGCTTTTCAGCTGACTGTGAAGGTGGCCTCTTTAACCCCTCACCACTGATATCAGAATCACTATCATTAAACTCGCTATCTCCTTTCCCACTGTCTTTCGCACTAAACTGATCAGGAGTTGACTGGGAGCTGAAAGCAAAAGGAAACCATTCGTGTATTGTCTTTTCCATACTCTGCCTGAATATGAAATTCTGTAAATgtccaaaaatattaaatgtatgAAAAACACTACTTTACCTTAAACTCAAAGCAGATTCTCGCTCCTGCCAAAGACATGGGGGATGAAAAGGAACAAGAACTTGACCCtgacaaaagaaagaaatagctATGTTAATACTTCTGCATTTCTCAGTATAAAAATGGCCAAACAATAATTTAAACAGAATGTTTACTTCAAGGGGATGGATAATATGATTCTAACATATCGAATacatggaaataataataattacaacaaacagaaataaaccatAGCCAATATATatcaacaaaaacacacacatatctctataataatacttagctgtGATAGAATCCTTTTCAtgtgtagatctcaaagcactttacaaggtgGGTACATACGCTTATTTCTATtctacagataaggaaactgagatacagagaggtgAAATACAGGCAAtaaaccagtggcagagccagaaatcaGATCCAGATCTTCAGACTCCCAGTCTAGTATGCTTGTCTGACTACAAGCAAACAGATCTAGTTCTCCTATCACAAAAAATGTCCAGATATGAATCAAACTGAATTGGCTAAGTGACCTCATGGAATGTTGTGTCAAGCACTTACTACAGATCCTTGGGAGTTGAAAGGATGAATTCATCGCAGAACCGCTGAAAAGGAATCAGGCGTGCTTACCTGGGAGTCTCTGCTCCTGGCTTTCCTCTCTTGGGCAGAATGACAcaaggactctctgctgctctcctcgGCCTCGGAAGTGTCACTGGGGTTATCAGACTCAGTGGCAACAGAGAGCTGGCAGGAGCCTGCCTGGCCCGAGTAGGAGCTCCCTGCCTGGGAGCCCGAGCCCTTCAGCAGCCTGGCTTCCTTGCCTCTCCCCTGCTCTTCGGGCCCAGGTTGGAAGTGACTCTTGCTCCTCCTGCAGGTGGAGGCAACGGCGATGATAGCGATCAACAGCAAGCCGCAGCCTCCGGCCAGCACAGCGATGAGGACCACGGAGAGATccaggctgggctgcagctgcagctcctccgCCGAGGGCTGCACGACCACGATCTCCACGCTAGAGGGGAGTGTGTCCGTGGGAACGAGCCGAACGGCGGCTGTGCAGGACAGCGACGGCCTCCCGCCGTCGTGGACAGCGACGATAAGCGGGAAGGCGGCTCCCGCGGCCCCTCCGGGCAGCCTCCTCCGCAGGGCCAGCTCCCCGGTGTCCCGGTTCAGGGCGACCACCGGGTGGGCACCGCCCAGGAGGGAGTAGGAGAGCTCGGAGTTCGCGCCTTGGTCCGCGTCGCTGGCCGCGAAGCGGGCGATCAGGTACCCGGCGGGGGCGCTGGCGGGCAGCGGCAGCTCGGCGGAGCCGTTGGCCAGCGGCGGGGAGGTGATGACCGGGGCGTTGTCGTTCTGATCCACCACCCGGAGCCTGAGGCGGGCCCGCTGGCACAGCTGCGGGGCGCCCCCGTCGCAGGCTTCGATCTCCGCCTCCACCAGCGGCAGCTCCTCGCAGTCCAGGGGCTGCCGGGCGCGGACGGACCCGCTGCGGGGATCCACAGAGACCAGAGCGGACCCGGGGCCGCCGCCCGGGCTCTCTGTTTCCAGCAGCCTGTAAAGCACCTTCCCGTTGCGGCCCAGGTCGGGGTCCCGGGCCACCACGGTGGCGAGGTAGGCGCCCGGCGGGTTGTTCTCCAGCACCGCCACCTCGTAGACGGGCTTGGAGAAGAGCGGCGCGTTGTCGTTCTCGTCGCTCACGCGCACCGTGTACTGCCGGACGCTCTTGAAGGGCGGCGAGCCCAGGTCCTCGGCCACCAGGGTCAGGTTGTACTCGGCGACGCGCTCGCGGTCCAGCGGCGCGGCGGTGACGAGCACGTAGCTGTCGGCGTAGGCGCGCTGCAGCGCGAAGTGCTCGTGCCCGTAGAGGGCGCAGCGCACCTGCCCGTTGGGGCCCGAGTCCCTGTCCGAGGTGCTGACCAGCGCCACGAAGCTGTCGCGCGCCGCCGCCTCGCTGACGTAGGCCACCCCGGCGCCGGCGGGGGCGCCGCTCAGGGGGCTGATGCTGATGCCCGGCGCGTTGTCGTTCACGTCGGCCAGGCGCACGATGACTTTGCACGTGGCCGCCAGGGGGCTGGCGCCCCGGTCCTGCGCCTGCACGTCCAGCTCGTAGGTCCGCTGCCGCTCGTAATCCACCGGCCCCTCCAGCGTCAGGCGGCCCGAGAGCGGGTCCAGCCGGAAGAGCTGCCGCGCCTCGGCCGGCACTTGGCTGCCGAAGCCGTAGACGATCTCCCCGTTGGGCCCCTCGTCGGGATCGGCCGCGTCcaggtccagcagcagggagccccgcGGCGCGTCCTCGCCCAGCTCCACCGTGACCGAGCCCTGCGGGAAGGCCGGGCTGTTGTCGTTGGCGTCCAGCACCCGGACGCTCACCGTGGCCGTGCCCGCGCGGGCCGGGCTGCCGCCGTCCTGGGCCACCAGCTCCAGGGTGTAGGCGGCCTGGGTCTCGCGgtccagctcctgcagcagcaccagcTCGGCGCTCTTCCCGCCGTCCGCCCGCGGCTGCGCCTCGATGCCGAAGTGGCTGTTGCGCGAGAGCTGGAAGCTCTGGATGGAGTTGGAGCCCACGTCTGGGTCCACGGCGATCTCCAGCGGCAGGCGGGTGCCGGGCGCGGCGCTCTCGGACACCTCGAGCGGGATGTGCGCCTGGGGGAAGCGCGGCGCGTTGTCGTTGATGTCCCGCACCTCCAGCTCCACGTGCACCAGCCGGTACTGCTCCTGCCAGAAGCTCACCACGTCGAAAGCCAGGACGCACTGGAGGGACTGGCCGCACAGCCGCTCCCGGTCGATCCCTTCCTCGCCGATGCTCAGCTGCCCGTCGCCCTCCCGCACCCGGACCAGTGAGCTGTTGCTGAACTGCTCCATCAGCCAGAAACTGCCGAGGGGTCTGTCCCCAGAGCTAGACTGCAAATCGTCCCACAGCACCCCAATGACTGTACCGGGGGCGTCTTCCTCGTACGTGTGGTACCTGACCATCTCAGTCAGgcaccctgcagccaggagaCACAGCAGCAGAGAGCTTAGTTCAGCTCTGGACAGTGTGAGATCAGGAGACATAGCCTCTGAGATCCTACCACGCAGCCCTCAAAAAAAGCCACTGGCACTTTGTGTTGTAGAAGCTTTAAAGATGCCAGATTAGAAACAGACCAAAAGCCCCCACTCTTGAATGCACAGACTGATCACTGCCCCCCGTTTAAACACATTCCGGCCATCAGAACCTCTCCGCTGTGTAATTGGTGCCAGGAGTCTTTAAGTAGCTGTGCGTGCCCCAGGCTACAGCTTGCCTTTTTGCTCTCTCCGCCCTTCTCCAGAGGTTATATAGATAAGGGTATGCAAATCAGCATCTTCCCTAACCAATCCTCTGATCCCTGGGGACACCCGTGTCACAGTGTCCCTTGCATGGACTCAGTGGGACATTCCCCCAAGAAATGAACAGTCTGTCAATTACACGTGTGCAAACACATTGCTCTGTTCTCCAGCAAACTTGGCAACTAAAATTTTCCCCCACTGGCACTTCAGTTGTACAAAAGCAGAGGACTTTCCCCTATAATacatttaagaatgtgcttataCAAACATTATATTAGAAACCCAAACACATACATCTGTAGAAATAAAGCGGGATGGCGCGGTAGTTGGAAGCTAGGGGGAAGAATGATAATGACAGGAATTCCCACATTAGCAGTTACTTGTGATGTATCCGTGTAGGCAACATAATTAGTCCTTACGATATTTTTTATGAGTTAAAGAATATGAATTAACACTCCTTTTCTTCCACCTCGCTTAATATTCATCAGGGCTGATCAGTGAGAAACTCCTGGGATTAATCCTTCAAGAGACAAGGCAGGAAGGCCACCAGCTCTTAGTCCCAATACTGTCTCCTTAGGTGGtggaagaaagaagagagggaGTTGCCAGTGATGTTTTTGGTTGTATAGTTTATGATTAAGATGTGAGTGTATGCGGGTGCAGCACGCTCATAAAAATATTGCCGTGAGAATATGTTAAAAGTCCTTGCACGGAGGAAGCTGCGAGTGGTTTGAAAAATGGGAGGCTCAAAGGGAATGAAACCATCTGCCCAAATGCCGGGTGGCAACAAATCGTTAGGTGTCAAGTTCCCTGATTGTGCCAAAGTGTCACCTTGTTGACAGTTCTCACCATTGTTTACAAAGTGGTGAGGAAAAAGTGTATGGTTTTCTGATGTACATTAGCATCGCTGCACATCAGTGGGGTCCTGCTACTCCAGTAATTCTTCTTCTTCCATgcacactaaaaaaaaaacataacatcAACTGTGCTAAAGAGATCAATGGAGTCCAAAAATCAGGTAGAAATTTCAAATAAATTACTGAAACCAAGTGAAACCATGAAGGCATTCTGCCTCATTTCTAGAATTCGTTTGTGTCTACGGTTGGTtgattttatgtatgtatgtggGAGAGGGGTTACTTTCAGGGGTTTTCTGCTTGTATGTTTCTGATCAGATCAATATTGTCAACATTATTTTTGAACACTCTTTTTATAGGAGTACTGGATATTCCTTTTCTACTGTAAGTTCCATGCCATGCATCTCGCATCGGCTGATGATCTGAATGTTCAATATTTTTCTTACATCTTATAGAAAATTTAATTATACTAACCCACTATTGACACAAGTACTATAGTTTCATTTTCAAGATGTGCTTTTGGTTATTATGCTTTAGCAGTTAGGGTGCCAAAGATATCAATGAGTATGACATCTTGGCCTTATTTTTCATAAATTTAGTATATCAAGCAGAAGTACATATTTTTTGTTAGCTGCTACTAGACCGATTTTATGATCATACCAGTCCTCCATAAAATGTAAATGATCAGTGCATGCTTGACCTAACGAGGGGAAGAGTGCTATGTTGCTTTCTGTTGGGATTTTGTTACTACTTATGACTACTGCTATAATAAAACaatcatattaaaaacaaagcattCTGTATTAACGAAGGACATTTGGAATTGAAGGAAACAGACATTTTCTGAGGCAACATCCAGGCTGCACCCCTTGAGTGACAGGCGAGCTAACAGAGAAACTGTATGATGTGTCCCTTTTAGGCATCTGGCTTTAGCATGCTGTGTTTACAACCCTGAGTTGCTGAAACACACGCGTTACATTTTGTTAGACTTGCGTGAGGTTAAATAAATCGATCTTCACATCAAAAGTTTTGTGGGAAAGATACGCTTGCTTTCAAATTTACCAGCATATACCCTGACAAAAGGTGAGTCTAGAAACCTCATGGGGACCTTTAcaggagctttaaaaaaaaaatcaaaatacagcaaaaacaatGCTGCAGGCAAGGCAAAGTGTGAGTGAATGCAGGCGAGGAAAGCAGCAATTTGTTCCTCTTGTTCAGTTTAGTAAAACCACATGGAGGtgttgggttttgggggggggggggggggagttcaaaaacaaaaccctttgcGCCAGAGAGttcacttttgttttgtttctgaaacaaaagccCATGATACACTAATTTTCGCCAAATTGTTGGGGAATAAAATCCGTTAAACAGGATTTAAACCTttgcaagagaaaacaaaataacgAGACGGAAGGGGTAGTTTAAATGTAAACGATGCCTAAACTTGGAGTGGCCAAATACGCTCTGATAGAACTGCAACGCCCACGTGGTTATCTTCTACTTAACATCATATAATAAAGAGATACAAGCTGGATTCTAACAGCCTAAATCACAGTGAGTAGCAGTTTGCTCCCCCAGTCGCCTCATTTCTTCGTGTCTGCTCACAGTGTAAATTGCTACTCAAAGTGagtaagggcatcagaatctgaCTGTGCACCCTTGTCTGTACTGGGATTTCAGCTAAAAGTGAAgtagctgcactgatgcaaattCCTTAGGCTGCTATTCTCATTCCAGCCCTGTCCTTTCACGCAAATCTGCTCTAAAAGCCCCGGATCCGGCTGGAGGGGTTAGGCGGGAAGGAAGGTTTTCCATCAGTGGAGGAACTGAGCAAGACAGCCGCAGATTGCTCTCTAAAAGGAACCCCTCTCAGAATCTGGTGCGGGGATTGGTGCTCTAGGaggcagcacagaatctcatcccTACCGTATAGAGCTCACCTTGATTCAGGAGAACTTGCAGGGGTGCAGTTTAGCCCCAATTTCAAAGTGGGGTAAGCTGCACATATGACACACAGCACCATTTAAAATTGGTCCTACACCAGGGTTTTGCCCAAGTATTAGTCCAGCTGCTGCACCAGTGGCTGAAATACCACGGTGGCAAGGCTTAAACCTACAAGATCATCAAActgcttccctctccttcctgttcCAACTCCCACTCAGAGAAAGTTACAAGAGTAATAACACTGTTGTGAATTATTTGGCTATACAATTTAGAATTTCGTTGCCCTCTAAAGTCTATTCCAGATCTCATTCTATACACTCCATAATCACAAACACTAATCATGAAACTACCATTAGCATGTTTCCAGAACAAATGAAACCACAGGGAAGCTGCTTCAAACTCCCCAAATGTAATGCAGCAAGTGGTGATAAGGTTTGTTCTAATGAGAACATAAACTTTTACAAGACCTTGAAAAGTTTTGCTCCTTCAGATTTGTTTTCCCTGTGCAATAGACAATTTTTGCATGGCTTTATCCTTAGTGCAGATTCCCATAAAGGCTGGAAACAATTTTCATTTCTCAAATGCATGCACATTCTGGAGGTTTAATGAGCACATGTTATCAAGTACAATAGCTTCAAGATTTAAACACCAGGAACTGAAGCCATTAAGAAGGAACGGATATATGTGTTTGAAAAATGAATCTGAAGGGCagggattatttttcttttttagttttataATCATTCCTTGAAACAGAACCAAAGTTAATCATGTGAGCCAAAGCATACAAATGAGatatgttttaatatcatgttaTTGCATATTATTATTAGACCACTGACTATTAAATTCTTTTGTGATTAGAACCAGAGGGTTTGGTTTGTTACAAAGATATCTGTAAAAATACTCATCTCTTTAATAAAGTATATTTTGAGAAGATAATTCAGGATCACACAGAGCTAAACATGCATATATCCAGTACCCTAGTGGCAGGTTAAAATATAGTTGAGAATTACTAAAGCACAGCAGTGTAGAAGCAAATAATCCTTATCAAATTCGAAGCCATCTTTTCTTTAACCTGGTGGAAATTAAGGAAGAATCAGAACTAATTGGTATCTAGCCTGAATATAGAGGAATTTATTGAATTGCATCACCTCATCTTATCTTTAATCTTTTAAGCTTTTTTTCCCAAAAGTACCTATTGTGAAACATGTTGTAAtgatataagaaaaaaaagtcagtctaATAATTTAAATACAATGTTGTTATTTGTTGTTAACAAAATTTGAGATCAGGAAGTCCTTGCGCTGACAAAACTCCCCATTGGATCTGGGGTATTTTGCTTACTTAATAATAACACCTAGCTCTTGCATAGCATTTTTTATCTGTAGATCATAAAGGGTTTTACAAAAGAAGATAGGTCCTATTATCCCCTATCTCTAGATGGGGAAACTCTAGGAAGGTGAAATGTTttgcccagtcacacagcaggtcagtggcagagctgggcatggaATCCAGCATTTCTGACTCCTGAGTTAGTGCTTGTTCACTGGACCACACTACTTCCCCAGGCCGCAGGTGCCTTAGACataccagagagagggagagggagagcatCCTTCATTTACTATATAACCAAATCTTTCATTCTTTAAGCAGGCAAAGGTCTTGGCAATATTACCTctct
This genomic interval carries:
- the LOC116826892 gene encoding protocadherin-8-like, which gives rise to MSPDLTLSRAELSSLLLCLLAAGCLTEMVRYHTYEEDAPGTVIGVLWDDLQSSSGDRPLGSFWLMEQFSNSSLVRVREGDGQLSIGEEGIDRERLCGQSLQCVLAFDVVSFWQEQYRLVHVELEVRDINDNAPRFPQAHIPLEVSESAAPGTRLPLEIAVDPDVGSNSIQSFQLSRNSHFGIEAQPRADGGKSAELVLLQELDRETQAAYTLELVAQDGGSPARAGTATVSVRVLDANDNSPAFPQGSVTVELGEDAPRGSLLLDLDAADPDEGPNGEIVYGFGSQVPAEARQLFRLDPLSGRLTLEGPVDYERQRTYELDVQAQDRGASPLAATCKVIVRLADVNDNAPGISISPLSGAPAGAGVAYVSEAAARDSFVALVSTSDRDSGPNGQVRCALYGHEHFALQRAYADSYVLVTAAPLDRERVAEYNLTLVAEDLGSPPFKSVRQYTVRVSDENDNAPLFSKPVYEVAVLENNPPGAYLATVVARDPDLGRNGKVLYRLLETESPGGGPGSALVSVDPRSGSVRARQPLDCEELPLVEAEIEACDGGAPQLCQRARLRLRVVDQNDNAPVITSPPLANGSAELPLPASAPAGYLIARFAASDADQGANSELSYSLLGGAHPVVALNRDTGELALRRRLPGGAAGAAFPLIVAVHDGGRPSLSCTAAVRLVPTDTLPSSVEIVVVQPSAEELQLQPSLDLSVVLIAVLAGGCGLLLIAIIAVASTCRRSKSHFQPGPEEQGRGKEARLLKGSGSQAGSSYSGQAGSCQLSVATESDNPSDTSEAEESSRESLCHSAQERKARSRDSQGQVLVPFHPPCLWQERESALSLSSQSTPDQFSAKDSGKGDSEFNDSDSDISGEGLKRPPSQSAEKQVGTAACTDGQTYKETERYCRFYVHQSQTSKTIPLHYENDYTVAYSTPIYQPILQLGKPNFLPQQPKLKEYQVNIPKTERLQSVFERVLSDGPATPPTTLSRQYKGLNLPPQNTLLPSASEVATSF